The Thunnus albacares chromosome 11, fThuAlb1.1, whole genome shotgun sequence genome contains a region encoding:
- the LOC122991711 gene encoding filamin A-interacting protein 1-like, with translation MHPLGKSSKKVSWNQGNPKKHNSEPSIDPIQPPKIPIQRDNRRDRREKWESRHTRGDLSRDDMLFLLSILEGELQARDEVITVLKSEKTDSALLGAHYGFSGLEKVLHALQRDSLRAQQDHLQDVYEKPIAELNNLMEAQKWSSTRMLEQFLDVSRSHSDALHRLEEQERRHRAFIHKSNCLTTLLEEDRERLKLLIVKEREYQEIKEKKSEREVSTLKEELTKLKAFALLVVKEQQCLSELLEEQRRCVKELTAIADHIKQEVSAAYPSAKEEEGLKSLHLEVEQHNQVNIFYQTQHTMTAKLVDDGIQNQQLRQQLVFLGHRFDDLDGTRGVLRRADKELRELNEREMGTPSLLSEVEVLRRRVVEMEGKDEELIRIRDQCRELDRRLVRETKHCCSLKVEVDKLSGRISELDRIEEALGKSKQDCSILKSSLEKERDVSKMLSGELDTLKVRVRELEAVESQLEKSEAVIRQDLAKLRSLTVALVDERKTMAERLRQAEEKLSRREGKTHEQSNLATMTERLRDERQQVLRCKAELEERIMGISKEKDELQARLTTEEERNGELQSKITIMKKRLQVLENKKEKEEKYMYSSIPNLTNHHCQTDNKVKELTQELDRLQKRLQDKEVLERELMKVEEDFKSLQRRFKDEQRRSKALTEELEVAKRELSGYQQAEKQEVNQEHLLLCRLQREQVKSRLLGREVDTLKEKLQELMGTEESICRVQTDHSTLQSKLTQQEARNKELAREMKELSSELDRYRQIKNLTSGANSQHYSDLYQTTKEVQTEPADSLPPDYSCQVVSVNNEKSDGENDDEDPHHNVEVINRRSSTLVNNLNSINSANNNISQYSSHSANGVNMHQTVNGEVMMLTHTPGQPLHIKVTPHHILNTATLEISSPTADTATSYTSTAVIPTSGASPKQRITIIQNSALPAVNAKTPPSSPDRTVSPLNGTPVTRMLSPNSSRSATPDNNNSPIQIVTVRTCSPEPTEVTSQAVFCKTPERQNSWQRQKSNSTDTSPSIITAEDNKIHIHLGSPYVQSLNGMTHSIPQPVGPYYLRHEQRTQVIANGCHVKGVGKITSSITISPATSPASHSSNITIPLGSLQKPGPTRIPKTKGYSTNRRGNRALNMGQMNGKPPTVYAGKTPT, from the exons ATGCATCCCCTTGgtaaaagcagcaaaaaggTTTCTTGGAATCAAGGTAATCCAAAGAAACACAACTCGGAGCCTTCCATCGACCCCATTCAACCCCCCAAAATCCCCATTCAGAGGGATAATAGGCGAGATAGGAGAGAGAAGTGGGAGAGCAGACACACAAGAGGAGACCTGTCCCGTGATGACATGTTGTTTCTGCTCAGTATTCTGGAGGGAGAGCTACAG GCCAGAGATGAGGTAATCACGGTGTTAAAATCGGAGAAGACAGATTCAGCTCTACTGGGGGCCCACTATGGTTTCAGCGGATTGGAGAAGGTGCTCCACGCCCTGCAGAGGGACTCCCTACGGGCCCAGCAGGACCACCTGCAGGATGTGTACGAAAAACCTATTGCTGAG CTGAATAATTTGATGGAGGCACAGAAGTGGTCATCTACACGGATGCTGGAGCAGTTTCTTGATGTGTCACGCTCTCACAGTGATGCCCTGCACAGGCTAGAGGAGCAAGAGAGGAGGCATAGAGCTTTTATCCACAAGAGTAACTGCCTTACCACTCTActggaggaggacagagagag GCTGAAGCTCCTGATTGTAAAGGAGAGAGAATACCAGGAGATAAAGGAGaagaaaagtgaaagagaagTATCAACTCTAAAAGAGGAGCTGACCAAGCTGAAGGCTTTTGCACTGCTGGTTGTGAAGGAACAACAGTGTCTGAGCGAACTGCTGGAGGAACAGAGACGTTGTGTCAAAGAACTGACTGCCATCGCTGACCACATCAAGCAGGAGGTCAGCGCTGCTTACCCCAGTgcaaaagaagaggaggggcTGAAATCACTGCATCTGGAAGTGGAGCAACACAACCAAGTTAACATCTTCTACCAAACCCAGCACACCATGACAGCTAAACTAGTTGATGACGGTATTCAGAATCAACAGCTCAGACAGCAGCTGGTGTTCCTTGGCCATCGGTTTGATGATCTGGATGGGACTAGGGGTGTCCTGAGGAGGGCAGACAAGGAACTTCGAGAGCTCAATGAGCGAGAAATGGGGACCCCAAGCTTGCTATCAGAGGTGGAGGTACTGAGGAGGAGGGTGGTGGAAATGGAGGGGAAAGACGAGGAGCTGATTCGCATCAGAGACCAGTGTCGAGAACTGGACCGCAGACTAGTGAGGGAGACCAAACACTGCTGTAGCCTAAAGGTTGAGGTGGATAAGCTCAGTGGTAGAATCAGTGAATTGGACAGGATAGAGGAGGCTTTAGGTAAGAGCAAACAAGACTGTAGTATTCTGAAGAGCAGcttggaaaaagagagagatgttagCAAGATGCTGTCTGGTGAGCTAGACACTCTGAAGGTCAGGGTGAGAGAGCTAGAGGCTGTTGAAAGCCAACTGGAGAAGAGTGAAGCAGTGATTAGACAAGACCTGGCCAAGCTCAGGTCGCTGACTGTAGCATTGGTGGACGAAAGAAAGACCATGGCCGAGAGGCTCCGGCAAGCTGAGGAAAAACTcagcaggagggagggaaaaacaCATGAGCAAAGCAATTTGGCAACAATGACAGAAAGACTGAGAGATGAGAGGCAGCAGGTGCTGAGGTGTAAGGCAGAGTTAGAAGAAAGGATTATGGGCATATCAAAAGAAAAGGATGAGCTCCAAGCCAGGCTtacaacagaggaggagaggaatggGGAGCTACAGAGTAAAATAACCATTATGAAGAAACGGTTACAGGTCctggaaaacaagaaagaaaaagaggagaagtaCATGTACAGCTCAATCCCCAACCTCACTAACCATCACTGCCAAACAGACAACAAAGTCAAAGAACTGACCCAGGAACTAGATAGGCTGCAAAAAAGACTCCAGGACAAGGAGGTGTTGGAGAGAGAATTGATGaaggtggaggaggactttaagtCGCTGCAAAGGAGGTTCAAGGATGAACAGAGGAGGTCCAAGGCTCTAACAGAGGAGCTAGAGGTGGCTAAAAGGGAGCTTTCTGGGTATCAGCAGGCAGAGAAGCAGGAGGTCAACCAAGAACACCTTCTACTTTGTCGCCTTCAGAGGGAGCAGGTTAAGTCCAGACTGTTAGGCAGAGAAGTAGATACCTTGAAGGAGAAACTCCAGGAGCTGATGGGGACTGAGGAATCCATCTGCAGGGTCCAGACGGATCACTCCACACTGCAGAGCAAGTTGACCCAACAAGAAGCCAGGAACAAAGAGCTGgccagagagatgaaggaaCTGAGCAGTGAGCTAGACAGGTATAGACAAATCAAGAATTTGACATCTGGTGCCAATAGTCAGCACTATTCAGACCTTTATCAGACCACCAAAGAGGTACAAACTGAGCCAGCAGACAGCCTGCCTCCTGACTATAGCTGCCAAGTTGTTTCAGTAAACAATGAGAAATCAGAtggtgaaaatgatgatgaggaCCCACACCACAATGTAGAAGTCATCAACAGAAGAAGCTCAACTCTTGTCAACAACCTTAACAGCATAAACAGCGCAAATAACAACATAAGCCAATACAGCAGCCATTCAGCCAATGGCGTAAATATGCACCAAACAGTTAATGGAGAGGTGAtgatgttaacacacacaccagggcAGCCATTGCACATCAAAGTAACACCGCACCATATACTCAACACAGCCACGCTCGAGATTAGCAGCCCCACTGCAGACACAGCCACATCCTACACCAGCACAGCTGTCATCCCAACAAGCGGAGCCTCACCTAAGCAGAGAATTACAATCATCCAGAATTCAGCTCTGCCTGCAGTTAATGCTAAAACCCCACCTTCAAGTCCTGACCGCACCGTCTCCCCACTTAATGGAACACCCGTCACTCGGATGTTAAGTCCAAATTCATCACGCTCTGCGACACCTGACAACAACAACTCCCCCATTCAGATTGTAACAGTCAGGACCTGTTCTCCAGAGCCAACAGAGGTCACGAGCCAGGCTGTCTTCTGCAAGACGCCAGAGAGGCAGAACAGCTGGCAACGTCAGAAGTCCAACAGCACGGACACAAGTCCCAGTATCATCACCGCAGAGGACAATAAGATCCATATCCATCTGGGGAGCCCATATGTCCAGTCTCTGAATGGCATGACCCACAGCATCCCACAGCCTGTTGGCCCATACTATCTTCGACATGAGCAAAGGACTCAAGTAATCGCTAATGGCTGCCATGTCAAAGGTGTTGGCAAGATTACCAGTAGCATCACTATATCCCCTGCAACTTCTCCAGCCTCACACTCCTCAAATATAACA ATTCCTCTGGGGTCACTGCAGAAGCCTGGTCCAACACGGATCCCCAAGACAAAAGGATACAGCACTAACAGAAGAGGCAACAGAGCTCTCAATATGGGACAAATGAATGGAAAACCTCCTACGGTGTATGCAGGGAAAACACCGACTTGA